One Candidatus Limnocylindrales bacterium genomic window, GTAACTCCTGAATCGTCCGGATATCATAATTCGCTTGGAGCAGGTGGCTGGCAAAACTGTGGCGAAACGTATGGGCTGAGGCGCGCTTACAAATTCTGGCCTTCCCAACCGCCTGCTTAATCGCCTTTTGTACATGCGTTTCATGCAGATGATACCGCCGGTATTCCCCCGTCTTCTCAATGTAGGTTAACTGTTTTGCCGGGAAAAACCATTGCCAGATAAACTCCTTGGCCGCATTCTTATATTTTTTCTCTAACGCGTTCACTAAAAACACTCCCGCATAATCCCGTTCCAGGTCTTGTTGGTGTAGGTCTTTCAACGATTGAAGCTGGGCTCGGAGTTCAGGGAGGATCGTTTCAGGAAGCGGCACCGTTCGGTCTTTTTGTCCCTTGCCGTCATGAACGGTTAAGACTCCTGCATCCAAATTAAAACCATGCACCCGAAGATGTAAACATTCCGAAAGCCGTAGCCCACAGCCATACAACAATTTCACCACCAGATCATACGGAGGCGACAAATGCTGAAGAATTGCTTCAATCTCTTCACGGGATAACACCACTGGAACGTAGGGTTTTCGCTTTGCTCTGACAACCCCCTGGAGCTTCCCAAACTCCTTGTTCAGAACCTGTCTATAAAAAAATAACAGTGCATTAAAGGCCTGGTTCTGGGTTGAAGCCGACACCTTTCGGGTTACCGCCAAAAACGTCAAGAACTCCTTGACATCTGCAGAAGAGAGCCATTGCGGATCCTTGCTTCGAGTAAAGGTTTGAAAGTGTCGTACCCACTGGGTATAGGTTTCTAAGGTTTTCGGGGAATAATGCCGGACCTGGATTTCATTAGCCAACCGGGTGTACACCGCCTTCCAGGAAACTCCCGTTGCAGGGTCCTGGGCTTGCGGTGTCTTGGGCTTATCGAAGGGTCGAAGGGATGTTTTCGCTTGGTTGGAGGAAGAGACGGTCTTAGGAGCAGTGTCCTGAGCTGGTCGAAGGGACGATTCAGGGAGAGCCTTCCCCGGAGGACTATCTTTCCCTTCGACAAAGCTCAGGACAGGTTTGGTCGAAGGGACCTCGTTGAGGGAACCCCTGAAGTGAATCAGTTCGTAGTACAGCGAGATCGCATGGGACGCCTGCTGTTGTTGCGCCTTGGTTTGCTTCTTTTCCTGTAATTTATGGAGAAAGTGAGGAAGACTCTCTCTCTGCGTGTGAGGAAAATGATACTTCTGACAAAAATCCAGATAATAGCGCAGCCATTTTATATAAGCAGCATGGGCATGTTTCGGAATCGCCGTGTTTCGTAAACAGGTTTCAAATTGTGTCCGTAAGGCTGAAGGAATATTGAGCATAGGGTGTTCTCCTGAAGCATAATATTTTTCTAGATAATCTTCCATATGACATGATATACAGAAAGTAAGAAATAACATAGCCGAAAAAAACTTGTCAAGAATTTATGTATAGAATATAATATGTAATATAACGATGCGGGAGGTTA contains:
- a CDS encoding integron integrase, translated to MLNIPSALRTQFETCLRNTAIPKHAHAAYIKWLRYYLDFCQKYHFPHTQRESLPHFLHKLQEKKQTKAQQQQASHAISLYYELIHFRGSLNEVPSTKPVLSFVEGKDSPPGKALPESSLRPAQDTAPKTVSSSNQAKTSLRPFDKPKTPQAQDPATGVSWKAVYTRLANEIQVRHYSPKTLETYTQWVRHFQTFTRSKDPQWLSSADVKEFLTFLAVTRKVSASTQNQAFNALLFFYRQVLNKEFGKLQGVVRAKRKPYVPVVLSREEIEAILQHLSPPYDLVVKLLYGCGLRLSECLHLRVHGFNLDAGVLTVHDGKGQKDRTVPLPETILPELRAQLQSLKDLHQQDLERDYAGVFLVNALEKKYKNAAKEFIWQWFFPAKQLTYIEKTGEYRRYHLHETHVQKAIKQAVGKARICKRASAHTFRHSFASHLLQANYDIRTIQELLGHSDVKTTMIYTHTVRSITIKEAKSPLDL